TGGAACTCCACAACATACAGTTTGCAGTAAAATCATATTGTTGACCTGTATTATGGCATTTCTTCCGCTTTGTACTGACAAATTTAAGATACaaatctttgacaaaatgtgtcttattTCAACAATACTCAATATGGATCTAATTTCAAGTGCTCCAGGTTTGTTTGGATAATGAGGATATTTGAATAAATCAGCTTTCCCCAATTTACAAAACTGTGGATAATTAGTTCAATAGTTTGCTGCCATCTTTTAgctgtaggccattcggccccttgaacctgctgcataattcaataagatcagggctgacTTTCTAATGACTTTCAAATATACTTTCCACCCCATCCTATAATACTTAAGACCCTAATTATTCAAAACTCCATCACCTCAGCCTTGAATCTGTTAAATGGTCAACAGTTGCCTGGGATGCAGAGTTCCACGAATTCACAACCTTCAAAGTGAAGAAGCGTCTCTGTATGTCAGACCGATACAGTTGACTCCTTATCCTGAGACCAGGACCATGTGTCCAGACTTTCCAGTCACAGGGAAGCagcctctcagcactgaccctgccaATCCCTGTAAAAATTGTTTAGTGTTTTGATGAGATCTGCCTCTTAATTTCTCCTTCATTCTCAATCCTTCCTTCTGTCTGTAGCATTGGCAGCTGTTGACTGACCTGATTAACTGGAGTTTGGGGACCCATATTGCTGCTCCGGTGGCTGTTTGTATACACCACTGCAGTCATAACTCAGCAAATGTGCGATGGGTTTTAGAGAGCATAAGGCTCGCAGGTGCCGGACAACGTCAGTGTAACACCTGTACAATTTAATACCACTCATGGGTTGGTACTTTCTAATTAATCCGTTCAGGGATTTTATCGCAATCCTTGGAGCAGGAGGGACTTAAACCTGTGaccctagctcagaggtaggcacACCACCGCAGCATCACAAGACCCGAGAACTCACATCTCTCTTTATTTAATACCCAACCACGCACTTACACACATCGGAAAGCTTTTGTTCCCATCACCCATGGTGTTTTTCAGCCAGTAACCAGCATCGGTAAATCTCCCATGCTTTCCTGTTGATTAATCTCCAAGCAAAGCCCCTTGACGGAAATGAAGGATAAAGGTGAGGGAGATAGGAAGGCAGCTAAAACATAATAGAGTTGGAAGAGGGTCCAGGCTCTCTcaaggtatttttaatcaacccatCAGGGGAAGTCATTGCTAactgtctggagcaggtgggacatgaggCCTGGGCCTCCTGGCTTTGAAGTATGGACATTGCTATCGCACCACATGAGCTCTTTAGCACTTACACTTATTAAATgatgcagcaggctcaaggggccgaatggcctacagcTAAATGATTAATAAGAAAGGAACATTGATGTACAACAGAAAGCTGTCTAGAAATATGAAAGCTGACTGTAAAAATTTTCCTGTAGACACTGAAAAAAGGAAAGTGATAACAAAGTGAGCACTGGGTCAGTAAAAAGCTGAAACTGAGActgaaaattggaaaataaagaGATGATCGAAGAATTGAGCAGATgttttgcatcagccttcactgTGGACGTTACAAATAATGTCCCAAAAAtagttgtaaatcaggaaatagaaggAAGGATGAACTCAAGAAAATGACAAACACCAGGGAAACACCTGAACAAATGGATTGACTAGAGGCTGCCAAGAGCCTGGGCCCTAATGGACTTCATTCTGCGATCCCAAAGGAAGTAGCTCATGACAGAAttaatgcattggttttaattttccaaaatttgttacCCCAAGATTCAAGGAAGGCTCCAGTTGAACAAAAATTGACAAAACTAGCCTCCGTTATTTGTAAAGGGAGGTCAGAATAAAGCAAAGAGCTGCGGGCTAGTTTGATTATTTTTGAATCATCGAATGTCACGTGGATTTGATatgaaatgcagtgaaaagtgtgtaccatcGACTGAACAAgcgccattcacattaacttaaaatacaatgaaaaataaagaaatataacTTAAAGAGAGCCCGACTTTTCCTTCTCTGCTCCTACAGTCCCGCTCCCAGCTACACCAGGCCATGCCGTGCCGCTGCTACAGTCCCGCTCCCAgctacaccagcccatgccatgtcGCTGCTACAGTCCCGCTCCCAgctacaccagcccatgccatgctgcaGCTACAGTTCCGCTCCCAGCTACACCAGGCCATGCCATGCTGCAGCTACAGTTCTGCTCCCAGCTACACCAGGCCATGCCATGTCGCTGCTACAGTCCCGCTCCCAGCTACACCAGGCCATGCCATGCTGCAGCTACAGTTCCGCTCCCAGCTACACCAGGCCATGCCATGTCGCTGCTACAGTTCCGCTCCCAGCTACACCAGGCCATGCCATGCTGCTGCTACAGTCCCGCTCCCAGCAACACCAGGCCATGCCATGCTGCAGCTACAGTTCCGCTCCCAGCTACACCAGGCCATGCCATGTCGCTCCTACAGTCCCGCTCCCAGCTACACCAGGCCATGCTGTGTCGCTGCTACAGTCCCGCTCCCAGCTACACCAGGCCATGCTGTGTCGCTGCTACAGTCCCACTCCGAGCTACTCCAGCCCATGCAATGACACAGCTACAGTCCCGCTCCCAGCTACACCAGGCCATGCCATGTCGCTGCTACAGTCCCGCTCCCAGCTACACCAGGCCATGCCATGTCGCTGCTACAGTCCCGCTCCCAGCTACACCAGGCCATGCCATGTCACTGCTACAGTCCCGCTCCCAgctacaccagcccatgccatgctgcaGCTACAGTTCCACTCCCAGCTACACCAGGCCATGCCATGCTGCAGCTACAGTTCTGCTCCCAGCTACACCAGGCCATGCCATGTCGCTGCTACAGTCCCGCTCCCAgctacaccagcccatgccatgctgcaGCTACAGTTCCGCTCCCATATACACCAGGCCATGCCATGTCGCTGCTACAGTTCCGCTCCCAGCTACACCAGGCCATGCCATGCTGCTGCTACAGTCCCGCTCCCAGCTACACCAGGCCATGCCGTGTCGCTCCTACAGTCCCGCTCCCAGCTACACCAGGCCATGCCGTGCCGCAGCTACAGTCCCGCTCCCAGCTACACCAGGCCATGCCATGTCGCTGCTACAGTCCCGCTCCCAGCTACACCAGGCCATGCCATGCCGCAGCTACAGTCCCGCTCCCAGCTACACCAGGCCATGCCGTGTCGCTGCTACAGTCCCACTCCGAgctacaccagcccatgccatgccgCAGCTACAGTCCCGCTCCCAGCTACACCAGGCCATGCCATGTCGCTGCTGCAGTCCCGCTCCGAGCTACACCAGGCCATGCCATGCCGCTGCTACAGTCCCGCTCCCAGCTACACCAGGCCATGCCGTGCCACTGCTACAGTCCCACTCCGAGCTACACCAGCCCATGCCTTGTCGCTGCTACAGTCCCGCTCCCAGCTACACCAGGCCATGCCATGTCGCTGCTGCAGTCCCGCTCCGAGCTACACCAGGCCATGCCATGTCGCTCCTACAGTCCCGCTCCGTGCAGAAGCCAGTGTCTCACTCTGGCTTTCCCAGGCTGCCTGACTCCGTAGCCTTGCTGCCTCTGAAGGGAGGGGGATGCCGAATGATTATCAGGGAGGGGGAGGAAATTAATCAGAGcaaccatgatcttaatgaatgacaGAAAATGCTTGAGTATCTAATTCCTCCTCCTCATTCATATCTTCATATGTATGTGTTTTTGAGGCTGTTCATGggttcttgctgtgtgtaattTAGATGTCATATTTTCCATAGTACAGTATCCTAAAATTGTACTTTGCTCAATGCAAAAGTCTTTGGGATAAGCCAggttgctgtataaatgcaagtctttgctGTTTTTCCTTATCACTTGGTCATTGAAAGAGTGCGTGTGATCATTTGCTTGAATAAAGCTTCCAGTTCATTTCCAATTCGGAGTGGGATTAGCTCATCAGTCACCGAGTATTGGTCACTGATGCAGTATCTCATCAAATGTGTCGAAGGGACTAATTCCCCTCCCAGCCTCTGAAATATTACTTTTATTAGCAGGAGGCAGTCACAGACGGAGCAGAAAACCTTCAACAATAGAACGAAATAAAATATTCACAGCAAGCTCACTCTCTAGATTCATTCAGTAATAGCCAGGGCATAGGCACTGAAATTTACAAGCTCACTACCTCTGGGccacaaaacaaaatctaaacatTTTAAGAGGAATTAGTATTTCTGTCCCTGCTTTGAACAAACAACCTAAACAGGTTTTCTTTGGAGTGTGGAAAGGAATGTGGGGGTTATTTTTGtgttgctgatttttgtttttgaatcgAATTGAATGTTTATTAGACAATTTCCTACACCTTACCTGTTACTGGTTAGACTGAGCCAGTCTGAGCCAGAGTCAGGCTTAAGCAGTTCATTGGAGACTGGAACATGagaaaaatgaaattggatttccaTAGCACCTTAGGAAATCCCAATGTGCCTTCTGTCAGTTAATTACTTTGTGATGCATGGTCAGCTGTAATGCAGGGAACAGGGCTgccaatttatacacagcaagctCTGACACTGTGATAATGACTGCATCATCAGTGTTAGTGATGCTGGCtggaggataaatattggccagggagaaTTCCCCATAGCTTTTTCAAAATAGTGGCTGTGCAATCTTCTATGGTCCTGGAGAGGGAAGCTAGGGCCCTGAATCTAATATCACAACTGAAGCATGATACCACCAACAGTGATGCACtggcctcccctccccaccttgagtattgtgcgcagttttcgTCTCCTAATCTGATGGAgaccagtgaaggttcaccagactgatcccCGAGATTGCAGGACGGACAtacgaggaaagactggattgactagGCTTggactcactggaatttagaagaatgaggggaatctcatagaaatgtataaaatcctgatgggactggacaggttagatgtggGAAGTTTGTTCTCAATGTTGGGGAAGATtagaactagaggtcacagtccaaggggtaagccattcagggctgagatgaggaacaatgtcttcactcagagagttgtgagcctgtgggattctctcccacaggaagctgttggggccagttaaCTCGATATATTCAAGAGGGGGGCAAGAtgttgtggctaaagggatgaaTGGGTATTGGGAGAGGGCGGGAAGGGGATACTGagtttggat
This is a stretch of genomic DNA from Stegostoma tigrinum isolate sSteTig4 chromosome 38, sSteTig4.hap1, whole genome shotgun sequence. It encodes these proteins:
- the LOC132206544 gene encoding proteoglycan 4-like, whose protein sequence is MSLLQSRSQLHQAMPCHCYSPAPSYTSPCHAAATVPLPATPGHAMLQLQFCSQLHQAMPCRCYSPAPSYTSPCHAAATVPLPYTPGHAMSLLQFRSQLHQAMPCCCYSPAPSYTRPCRVAPTVPLPATPGHAVPQLQSRSQLHQAMPCRCYSPAPSYTRPCHAAATVPLPATPGHAVSLLQSHSELHQPMPCRSYSPAPSYTRPCHVAAAVPLRATPGHAMPLLQSRSQLHQAMPCHCYSPTPSYTSPCLVAATVPLPATPGHAMSLLQSRSELHQAMPCRSYSPAPCRSQCLTLAFPGCLTP